One Lysinibacillus sp. OF-1 DNA segment encodes these proteins:
- a CDS encoding DUF6886 family protein produces MRLFHVSENPTITMFHPRLPERADLDATKGLVWAINERCLPNYLTPRDCPRVCFHAGVQTTEQDRGHYLAQASHVVVIENKWFEVLKNTRLYLYEFDSNGFTLLDDNAGYYTSELIQMPINVSEVNDIAKALLERSVELRIVDRLWDIHDEIQYTSLNWSMCRMRFAQPRH; encoded by the coding sequence ATGCGTTTATTTCATGTCAGTGAGAACCCTACTATTACGATGTTTCATCCTCGACTACCTGAGCGAGCAGATTTAGATGCAACCAAAGGGCTTGTATGGGCCATCAATGAGAGATGCTTGCCAAATTATTTAACGCCGAGAGATTGTCCTCGTGTTTGCTTTCATGCAGGGGTACAAACAACAGAGCAAGATAGAGGGCATTATTTAGCACAAGCTTCTCATGTAGTGGTCATTGAAAACAAATGGTTTGAAGTATTGAAGAATACGAGACTTTACCTATATGAGTTTGATAGTAATGGATTCACATTACTGGATGATAATGCAGGTTATTATACAAGTGAATTAATACAAATGCCCATTAATGTCTCTGAGGTTAACGATATAGCTAAAGCATTATTGGAACGGAGTGTTGAATTGCGAATAGTGGATCGCTTGTGGGATATCCATGACGAAATCCAGTATACAAGCTTAAATTGGTCGATGTGCAGGATGCGCTTTGCACAGCCAAGACACTAA